One window of Streptococcus suis genomic DNA carries:
- a CDS encoding helix-turn-helix domain-containing protein: MDNKLQKYISKRIRLLRIQEGMTQMELEEKAGLGYNYIYKLENKSNNITLSTLSKIMVALKVDIPTFFDVEFTTDPDIQELIFLMTDLPKKKRSEAIQAINTLVKTLK, translated from the coding sequence ATGGATAATAAACTACAAAAATATATCTCCAAAAGAATTCGTTTGTTAAGAATTCAAGAAGGAATGACTCAAATGGAACTCGAAGAAAAAGCTGGTCTAGGCTACAACTACATCTACAAACTAGAAAATAAATCAAATAATATTACACTATCTACTTTGTCAAAAATCATGGTGGCATTAAAAGTTGATATTCCTACCTTTTTTGATGTTGAATTTACCACCGATCCTGACATCCAAGAACTGATTTTCCTTATGACTGATTTACCTAAGAAAAAACGCTCAGAAGCCATCC
- a CDS encoding zinc ribbon domain-containing protein → MMNQKEWVEFFQASNGRNPEPAEFSEALKNGEFKIETVQTEQNVVEEQVAENYSENPQPHSQLKSVISQKDLLLNTDLRALRKQIEEKDTTLSKDFFELGLAYYNQSINQKEINLDQEVANIIALLQESYKLRQDYNIHVPREKSCLACGNLLSADSRFCSVCGSDVQELSALEEATLKECVLCSTLQAGKNKFCACCGKEFA, encoded by the coding sequence ATGATGAATCAAAAAGAATGGGTAGAATTTTTTCAAGCGTCTAATGGACGAAATCCAGAACCAGCTGAATTTTCAGAAGCATTAAAGAATGGGGAATTTAAGATAGAGACTGTTCAGACTGAGCAGAATGTGGTTGAAGAGCAGGTTGCAGAGAATTACTCAGAAAACCCGCAACCTCATTCACAACTTAAATCAGTTATTAGTCAGAAAGATTTATTATTGAATACTGACTTGCGAGCTTTGCGCAAGCAGATTGAAGAAAAGGATACGACCTTGTCTAAGGATTTCTTTGAATTAGGATTAGCATACTATAATCAATCTATCAACCAGAAAGAAATCAACCTTGACCAAGAAGTGGCAAATATTATTGCACTTCTTCAAGAATCTTACAAACTTCGTCAAGATTACAATATCCACGTTCCACGTGAAAAATCATGTTTAGCATGTGGTAACTTATTAAGCGCTGATAGCCGTTTCTGTTCGGTTTGCGGAAGTGATGTTCAAGAATTATCTGCTCTTGAAGAGGCAACTCTAAAAGAGTGTGTCCTATGTTCTACTTTGCAAGCGGGTAAGAATAAGTTCTGTGCTTGTTGTGGAAAAGAATTTGCTTAG
- a CDS encoding superinfection immunity protein, translated as MDKNQVYIDRLRKVLWENQEDLKKVTSYDFCTSCQDYVLTSNYCQQCGQMNLSTETVSFGESQSLLDNGQYYMVQSNRWLDRWGLWLEERLNKVGIEINQGTLFHLGRLHQFLVILFTIVSVLSLFRTIIRVLIYPYFLPNVVSLVFTALLVFLNYQLYKGQSHKVLLGGVGLLGTSLVALLLGILTSDSIVLPMLMFSMLFMGVLLIVALLIKPSAAQGIEKASSMVKENLSETQFKVTSAKAQKETVAATHVPVQYSNPRPNYNRSEDAFKYRHTGSTVLNWLFFGLPLIVLLLSAQSLSVFLSNSGIYIGDSIFALILVATFIIFIYFLPAFICQSSGLKIVLWLCLLLFGWTVIGWFILLFVATSSNKNRRRQQEMDYLMRKLVDK; from the coding sequence ATGGATAAAAATCAGGTTTATATAGATCGTCTGAGGAAGGTTCTATGGGAGAATCAAGAAGATTTAAAAAAAGTAACATCTTACGACTTTTGTACTTCCTGTCAAGACTATGTCCTAACTTCAAACTATTGCCAACAATGTGGTCAAATGAACCTTTCAACGGAAACTGTATCCTTTGGCGAGAGTCAGTCATTACTGGATAATGGCCAATATTATATGGTTCAGTCAAATCGTTGGCTAGATCGTTGGGGGCTTTGGTTAGAGGAACGACTCAATAAAGTAGGAATTGAAATTAATCAAGGGACACTTTTTCATCTGGGGCGTCTTCATCAATTTTTAGTTATTCTATTTACAATTGTCAGTGTACTCTCTCTATTCCGAACTATTATTCGAGTTTTAATATATCCTTACTTCTTGCCCAACGTCGTTTCGTTAGTATTTACTGCGCTGTTAGTTTTTTTGAACTATCAACTTTATAAAGGTCAATCCCACAAAGTATTGCTAGGAGGAGTAGGGTTATTGGGGACCTCGTTAGTTGCATTGCTGTTGGGAATTCTAACATCTGATTCTATTGTACTTCCGATGTTGATGTTTTCAATGCTATTCATGGGAGTTCTTCTTATCGTGGCACTTTTGATTAAGCCAAGTGCAGCACAAGGGATTGAAAAAGCTTCATCAATGGTCAAAGAAAATCTTTCTGAGACTCAATTTAAAGTAACTTCTGCAAAGGCACAGAAAGAAACAGTTGCAGCTACTCATGTTCCAGTACAATATTCTAATCCTAGACCAAACTACAATAGAAGTGAAGATGCCTTTAAATATCGCCATACAGGCTCAACGGTTCTGAACTGGCTATTTTTTGGGCTTCCGCTAATTGTATTACTACTAAGCGCTCAGAGTCTATCAGTCTTTTTAAGTAACTCTGGAATTTATATCGGAGATAGTATTTTTGCACTAATATTAGTAGCGACTTTCATCATATTTATTTATTTTCTACCAGCTTTCATCTGCCAAAGCAGTGGGTTGAAGATTGTCCTCTGGTTGTGTCTTCTATTATTTGGTTGGACAGTCATCGGTTGGTTTATTTTGCTGTTTGTTGCGACTTCATCAAATAAGAACAGGAGACGGCAACAAGAGATGGATTATTTGATGAGGAAATTAGTTGATAAGTGA
- a CDS encoding DUF4767 domain-containing protein, whose protein sequence is MMKRIEWIAYFEATNGRKPTPAELQEAVKSGIVQSSKKSFPKWVYGLVGTVAIAGVAYMFFTNTSNQETSSVPTEASSSMNQIKTSVTTEVSSSTKQTKTSTTQSSSAVKEEDEIDLSAIQAGDYSSIAGLWYTEISESPKEFNWSDYFKHHQVREENGILTLSINLAGAPALKIIPKGVEYNLPVETISGGVPTMTTTDRIVSEGIVSDVYYREADFKNVENTQYSISYHTQKTNGTPLWTQEQSQELADLMVSWGNSMNQSGYKDVTVAVQERSLAVVDESGGGPNYSVDFSTDGTGQAEYHIVGIYHYSQVVAGGKLDHNYLFTIKKDGTPVVLYSPTSQDNIYKVRVTDKEDLTKRFESIVEEN, encoded by the coding sequence ATGATGAAAAGAATTGAATGGATTGCATATTTTGAAGCAACGAATGGTCGAAAACCTACCCCTGCGGAATTGCAGGAAGCAGTAAAAAGTGGGATTGTGCAATCATCTAAAAAATCATTTCCAAAATGGGTCTATGGTTTGGTTGGGACTGTAGCTATCGCAGGCGTTGCTTACATGTTTTTTACCAATACATCGAACCAAGAAACTTCAAGTGTACCTACAGAGGCTAGTTCTTCAATGAATCAGATAAAAACTAGTGTTACGACAGAGGTCAGTTCTTCAACAAAACAAACAAAAACTAGCACCACTCAATCGTCGAGTGCGGTCAAAGAGGAAGATGAGATTGATTTGTCAGCTATCCAAGCAGGAGATTATTCGAGTATAGCTGGTTTGTGGTACACGGAAATTTCTGAAAGTCCCAAGGAATTCAACTGGAGTGATTATTTTAAACATCATCAAGTTCGTGAAGAAAATGGAATACTGACTTTATCGATTAATTTAGCAGGCGCACCTGCTCTAAAGATAATTCCTAAAGGAGTGGAATACAATCTACCTGTTGAGACGATATCTGGAGGGGTTCCGACAATGACTACCACCGATCGTATCGTTTCAGAAGGAATTGTGTCGGACGTATATTATCGAGAAGCTGATTTTAAAAATGTAGAGAATACACAATATTCAATCTCTTATCATACTCAGAAAACCAATGGAACTCCTCTTTGGACTCAAGAACAAAGTCAAGAACTTGCAGACTTGATGGTGAGCTGGGGGAATTCAATGAACCAAAGTGGCTATAAAGATGTGACTGTTGCGGTGCAAGAGCGTTCCCTAGCAGTTGTTGACGAGTCGGGTGGAGGTCCGAACTATTCTGTAGACTTTTCTACAGATGGAACAGGTCAAGCGGAATATCATATTGTAGGAATCTATCATTATTCTCAAGTTGTAGCTGGTGGTAAGTTGGATCATAATTACTTGTTCACAATAAAAAAAGACGGAACACCTGTTGTACTTTATTCTCCTACAAGTCAGGAT